GTTGTTCCTTCTAAAAGGACCACGCGGATGGTGTGGCTCACGCCCACTGTGAGATCCTCCTATCTGTCCAACATCCCTACGTGTGTTGTCCCTAGGAGATACCCCCGAAGAGATGCTGGACTTCCCTGGATTAAAAGGAGACGCTTCAACCACAGAACTGTGTGAATTTGGTGCTTGAGAAAAGCTGCCGTTGGCTGCTATGTTTCTGTGACTTGTCCTGTCACCACCTAGCTCCGGAGAATACTGGCGGATGGGAGATTCATGGTTGGAAGCTGAATTTGTTGCTGAGACTATAGAATTAACAACTTCCTGTGAAGACCAAGAGTCAACTGACGTCCCCTATTATTCACAAATAGAAAATTTCGTAAGGAAAGCAGTCTAACTTGTACGAAAACTTGATCGTCGAGTTCATAATAACACTAGAAGCACATATAATAACACCCAAGCTACTAAGAACGTCAGTTAAATTGAACAGGTAGATTAAAAGGGCCAAAATATAGAGAACAACAATGACAGAAATAATAAACCTTTGACAGAATGATTGGTTCGTGAGAGAGTTCTTCGAGAGAATCAGTCGAAGAATCCTTCGTGGAAGCACGAGTTGATTTGGAGAAATCAGGCCAAGATGCTGTCCCCATCACAGCACCAACCTGAGGAGTAACACCATTAGCAGGATTGTTCCAAACACACTTCTTTGTTACACCAACATTCTCACTTCCCTCAGCCTGACCATCCTCGGCCAAGTTACTAGCAGGTGGTGCGATTAATTGGTTTAGGAAAATTTCAGAATCCAAAACGTGCTTCTGATCAGAGATACTCGAAAATGAACAAGGCGACGCGAGCCGTGAATGGTGATCAAGAACAGAATTTACAGATTGAACAGAGGCGGAGGAGTCAGAAGCAGTAGCCattacaaaaaacaaaaaattaggtCAGGCAACTGAAGATCAAACCCACCAACACAATCGAATCGATGAAAGAAAACCCAAAAAATCCCACTCGAAATCGCCTATCTCCGCCCGTATTCTTCTTCGGAAGCAAATAATAAAAGTGCAGTGTTCTTGTCTCGACGCATATATATAGAGAGCAATGAAGTGGGGAATTAGTTTCCTACTACAAATATAATTACAGCTCGGATTTAATTAGGATACGTATTTAGTATCAAGATAAAAAGATAAaggttaattttatttatttatttatatataaatatatattattttatatctcgaaaaaattatttaaaaaaaaacaaagaagtaAAATTAATCGATATTTAAAATCCGATgtctttttatatataaaaataaaacctatgtttttaaaaatcgaaAATCTTTAATGATTTATATCAAGTTTTagatgaatttttaattttaaaattctgaTATATGGTGATGATATAATTTATCTCCAAATTATCAATAAGAGgatcttatatttttatttcaaattgatTCACAGTAACTTTTTTCtagaaatttttgatagaataaaataaaactcaAATACAAGATTAgataagaaaaacaaaaaacttactctaaaataactgaaaaataatttaataatttaaataagaataaaatatttactatTGTCATATTAACAGATAGCCGATTTATCTTTAATGCcatactttaaataaataataattaaggtATAACATTACTAtactttcaaaaattaatatagatAAGGCCGATTGGAtgttcaaattttgaaaatatggtgaGAATAAGAACATGAGTGCTACTTTTGTTCTCAGATAATAtacatattataaattattttagtcattctaattcaatagacaaatacattcttttaattaaataaaaatcacgATTGAAATAATTG
This window of the Primulina huaijiensis isolate GDHJ02 chromosome 3, ASM1229523v2, whole genome shotgun sequence genome carries:
- the LOC140974210 gene encoding la-related protein 1C-like isoform X2 — translated: MATASDSSASVQSVNSVLDHHSRLASPCSFSSISDQKHVLDSEIFLNQLIAPPASNLAEDGQAEGSENVGVTKKCVWNNPANGVTPQVGAVMGTASWPDFSKSTRASTKDSSTDSLEELSHEPIILSKGTSVDSWSSQEVVNSIVSATNSASNHESPIRQYSPELGGDRTSHRNIAANGSFSQAPNSHSSVVEASPFNPGKSSISSGVSPRDNTRRDVGQIGGSHSGREPHHPRGPFRRNNSGPQLQGNGSSNHGHGSKRDQERWIHDRSNNHRSFGSRVNLAPQQSVASGPFIRGPVSSAPFIPPPTPVGVRPYGPPVFYNDASSFMYYGLGPQPGSPGHMPTFPYAPMLNPIPDPHLPSKIVNQIDYYFSHDNLVKDTFLRQKMDVDGWVPINLIANFKKGADRQCPTYTGRFASFECGGNTGRKGEEEG
- the LOC140974210 gene encoding la-related protein 1C-like isoform X1 produces the protein MATASDSSASVQSVNSVLDHHSRLASPCSFSSISDQKHVLDSEIFLNQLIAPPASNLAEDGQAEGSENVGVTKKCVWNNPANGVTPQVGAVMGTASWPDFSKSTRASTKDSSTDSLEELSHEPIILSKGTSVDSWSSQEVVNSIVSATNSASNHESPIRQYSPELGGDRTSHRNIAANGSFSQAPNSHSSVVEASPFNPGKSSISSGVSPRDNTRRDVGQIGGSHSGREPHHPRGPFRRNNSGPQLQGNGSSNHGHGSKRDQERWIHDRSNNHRSFGSRVNLAPQQSVASGPFIRGPVSSAPFIPPPTPVGVRPYGPPVFYNDASSFMYYGLGPQPGSPGHMPTFPYAPMLNPIPDPHLPSKIVNQIDYYFSHDNLVKDTFLRQKMDVDGWVPINLIANFKKIRELTDNVQLILDALRASNVVEIQGEKVRRKGNWRKWIMPNILYPTGSSPQSLNISNLRIHDEKTNT